A window of the Gossypium hirsutum isolate 1008001.06 chromosome A05, Gossypium_hirsutum_v2.1, whole genome shotgun sequence genome harbors these coding sequences:
- the LOC107957550 gene encoding bZIP transcription factor 23 — protein MIFKNFGSNQPPSGDGGGGNKPPGNYPISRQPSVYSLTFDEFQSTMGGIGKDFGSMNMDELLKNIWSAEETQTMASPGVGLVGNGGLQRQGSLTLPRTLSHKTVDEVWREISNEFSIGTEATDNMPQRQQTLKEITLEEFLVRAGVVREDNIQFSGKDNNVNGGFFGELPQAGSNTSGFGIGFQQGGRGPNLMGNRLPDGGNQNGIQASDLPMNFNGVRSNQHHLTQLQQQPLCPKQPGVEYGAQMGLQSGGQLGSPGIRCGQGLYNGLIHGGGMSMVGLRSPANHLSSDGIGKSSGDSSSVSPVPYVFNGSLRGRKSSAVEKVAERRQRRMIKNRESAARSRARKQAYTTELEAEVAKLKEENQELQKKHDHIIKIQKNQVMEMMNVQPGAKKRCLRRTRTGPW, from the exons ATGATCTTCAAGAACTTTGGAAGTAACCAACCGCCGTCAGGTGATGGCGGCGGTGGTAATAAACCGCCTGGGAATTATCCGATAAGTAGACAGCCATCGGTCTATTCTCTAACCTTTGATGAGTTTCAAAGCACAATGGGTGGAATAGGCAAAGATTTCGGGTCGATGAACATGGATGAGCTGTTAAAGAACATTTGGAGTGCTGAAGAAACTCAAACAATGGCTTCTCCCGGTGTTGGCCTAGTGGGAAATGGAGGGTTACAAAGGCAAGGGTCTTTGACTTTGCCCAGGACACTTAGCCACAAAACTGTTGATGAAGTTTGGAGAGAGATCTCAAATGAGTTTTCTATAGGGACTGAAGCCACTGATAATATGCCACAAAGACAGCAAACCTTAAAGGAGATTACTTTAGAGGAGTTTTTGGTCAGAGCCGGTGTGGTAAGAGAGGATAACATCCAATTTTCTGGGAAGGACAATAATGTTAATGGCGGCTTCTTTGGGGAATTACCGCAAGCAGGGAGTAATACCAGTGGGTTTGGGATTGGGTTTCAACAAGGTGGAAGAGGTCCAAATTTGATGGGGAATAGGCTACCTGATGGTGGTAATCAAAATGGTATTCAAGCTTCCGATTTGCCTATGAATTTTAATGGAGTTAGATCCAATCAGCACCACTTAACTCAGCTTCAGCAGCAACCATTATGTCCTAAGCAACCTGGTGTGGAATATGGAGCTCAGATGGGTTTGCAAAGTGGTGGTCAGTTGGGGAGTCCTGGAATTAGGTGTGGTCAGGGACTATATAATGGCTTGATCCATGGTGGTGGGATGAGTATGGTTGGTTTAAGATCACCTGCTAACCACCTTTCATCAGATGGGATTGGGAAGAGTAGTGGAGATAGTTCCTCAGTTTCACCCGTTCCTTATGTGTTTAATGGAAGTTTGAGGGGTAGGAAAAGCAGTGCTGTGGAAAAGGTTGCTGAGAGGAGGCAGAGAAGAATGATAAAGAACCGAGAATCCGCTGCAAGATCACGAGCTCGCAAGCAG GCTTATACAACGGAGTTGGAAGCAGAAGTTGCTAAGCTGAAAGAGGAGAACCAAGAATTGCAGAAGAAACAT GATCACATCATAAAAATACAGAAAAATCAG GTGATGGAGATGATGAATGTGCAGCCAGGAGCTAAGAAACGATGCTTGCGACGAACACGGACAGGTCCTTGGTGA